A window from Primulina eburnea isolate SZY01 chromosome 2, ASM2296580v1, whole genome shotgun sequence encodes these proteins:
- the LOC140824519 gene encoding protodermal factor 1-like isoform X1, with protein MEKKRSVQAASVLLILSVMLSQNLVLSAANYFEEQKNFFNFPPSVYTPPSQGSGSGSYPCPTPSKGGSYTPTPSKGGSYKSPTPSKGGSYKSPTPSKGGSYGKPPSKGYSSSPVYHAPPVSTPTPVHKTPPSSLQNPPYSCIYWKTHPGLISAVFGWWGTVGSAFNTPTIPGFSPSTSLLQALSNTRTDGYGDLYREGTAALLNSMAHSASYPYSAAQVKDGFTAALSSNHAAAVQAKLYKMANEARVN; from the exons ATGGAGAAGAAAAGAAGCGTGCAGGCGGCATCAGTACTACTGATTCTGAGCGTGATGCTTTCACAAAACTTGGTCCTTTCTGCAGCCAATTATTTTGAGGAGCAGAAGAACTTCTTCAATTTTCCTCCCTCAG TTTACACGCCTCCGTCGCAAGGTTCAGGATCAGGCAGCTACCCATGCCCGACACCGTCAAAAGGCGGCAGCTACACCCCAACGCCCTCGAAAGGCGGCAGCTACAAATCCCCCACTCCCTCGAAAGGTGGCAGCTACAAATCCCCAACACCCTCGAAAGGCGGCAGCTATGGCAAACCTCCGAGCAAAGGGTATTCGAGTAGCCCTGTTTACCATGCTCCTCCAGTTTCTACTCCAACCCCAGTGCACAAGACTCCACCATCTTCTTTGCAGAATCCCCCTTACAGTTGCAT ATACTGGAAGACTCATCCAGGCTTGATATCCGCTGTGTTTGGCTGGTGGGGCACTGTCGGCTCAGCATTTAACACTCCCACCATCCCTGGATTCTCCCCGAGCACCAGCTTGCTACAAGCTCTTTCAAACACGCGCACAGATGGATATGGAGACCTTTACAGGGAAGGCACGGCGGCGCTGCTCAACTCCATGGCGCACTCGGCTTCTTACCCTTACTCCGCTGCTCAGGTCAAAGACGGTTTCACGGCAGCGCTGAGCTCGAACCACGCTGCGGCGGTGCAGGCTAAGCTGTACAAGATGGCGAATGAGGCTAGAGTCAACTGA
- the LOC140824520 gene encoding HVA22-like protein f isoform X1, with protein MGIPGAIARHLDTLVGPGVMLLFPLYASMRAIESPSIVDDQQWLTYWVLYSFITLFELSFWKILQWLPFWPYMKLLLCVWLVLPMFNGAAYIYENFVRKYVNISSYMDHSNDRYPDQGQKRVLQMMSLDARKSVERYIDRHGPEAFDRIVKVAEREARKH; from the exons ATGGGTATTCCTGGAGCCATAGCAAGGCATTTGGATACACTCGTGGG ACCTGGAGTGATGCTTCTATTTCCCCT GTATGCTTCGATGAGAGCAATTGAGAGCCCCTCAATAGTAGATGATCAGCAATGGCTAACATACTGGGTTCTTTACTCCTTCATAACTCTATTCGAGCTTTCTTTCTGGAAAATTCTTCAATG GCTTCCATTCTGGCCATACATGAAGCTTCTGTTGTGTGTATGGCTGGTGTTGCCAATGTTCAATGGAGCagcatatatatatgaaaacttTGTGAGGAAATATGTAAATATCAGCAGTTATATGGATCATTCCAACGATCGATATCCGGATCAAGGCCAAAAAAGGGTCCTCCAGATGATGAGTCTTGATGCCAGAAAATCAGTTGAAAGATACATTGACAGACATGGTCCTGAAGCTTTTGATAGAATAGTCAAAGTG GCTGAGAGAGAAGCAAGGAAACACTGA
- the LOC140824520 gene encoding HVA22-like protein f isoform X2 — protein MLLFPLYASMRAIESPSIVDDQQWLTYWVLYSFITLFELSFWKILQWLPFWPYMKLLLCVWLVLPMFNGAAYIYENFVRKYVNISSYMDHSNDRYPDQGQKRVLQMMSLDARKSVERYIDRHGPEAFDRIVKVAEREARKH, from the exons ATGCTTCTATTTCCCCT GTATGCTTCGATGAGAGCAATTGAGAGCCCCTCAATAGTAGATGATCAGCAATGGCTAACATACTGGGTTCTTTACTCCTTCATAACTCTATTCGAGCTTTCTTTCTGGAAAATTCTTCAATG GCTTCCATTCTGGCCATACATGAAGCTTCTGTTGTGTGTATGGCTGGTGTTGCCAATGTTCAATGGAGCagcatatatatatgaaaacttTGTGAGGAAATATGTAAATATCAGCAGTTATATGGATCATTCCAACGATCGATATCCGGATCAAGGCCAAAAAAGGGTCCTCCAGATGATGAGTCTTGATGCCAGAAAATCAGTTGAAAGATACATTGACAGACATGGTCCTGAAGCTTTTGATAGAATAGTCAAAGTG GCTGAGAGAGAAGCAAGGAAACACTGA
- the LOC140824519 gene encoding uncharacterized protein isoform X2, with amino-acid sequence MEKKRSVQAASVLLILSVMLSQNLVLSAANYFEEQKNFFNFPPSVYTPPSQGSGSGSYPCPTPSKGGSYTPTPSKGGSYKSPTPSKGGSYGKPPSKGYSSSPVYHAPPVSTPTPVHKTPPSSLQNPPYSCIYWKTHPGLISAVFGWWGTVGSAFNTPTIPGFSPSTSLLQALSNTRTDGYGDLYREGTAALLNSMAHSASYPYSAAQVKDGFTAALSSNHAAAVQAKLYKMANEARVN; translated from the exons ATGGAGAAGAAAAGAAGCGTGCAGGCGGCATCAGTACTACTGATTCTGAGCGTGATGCTTTCACAAAACTTGGTCCTTTCTGCAGCCAATTATTTTGAGGAGCAGAAGAACTTCTTCAATTTTCCTCCCTCAG TTTACACGCCTCCGTCGCAAGGTTCAGGATCAGGCAGCTACCCATGCCCGACACCGTCAAAAGGCGGCAGCTACACCCCAACGCCCTCGAAAGGCGGCAGCTACAAATCCCCCACTCCCTCGAAAG GCGGCAGCTATGGCAAACCTCCGAGCAAAGGGTATTCGAGTAGCCCTGTTTACCATGCTCCTCCAGTTTCTACTCCAACCCCAGTGCACAAGACTCCACCATCTTCTTTGCAGAATCCCCCTTACAGTTGCAT ATACTGGAAGACTCATCCAGGCTTGATATCCGCTGTGTTTGGCTGGTGGGGCACTGTCGGCTCAGCATTTAACACTCCCACCATCCCTGGATTCTCCCCGAGCACCAGCTTGCTACAAGCTCTTTCAAACACGCGCACAGATGGATATGGAGACCTTTACAGGGAAGGCACGGCGGCGCTGCTCAACTCCATGGCGCACTCGGCTTCTTACCCTTACTCCGCTGCTCAGGTCAAAGACGGTTTCACGGCAGCGCTGAGCTCGAACCACGCTGCGGCGGTGCAGGCTAAGCTGTACAAGATGGCGAATGAGGCTAGAGTCAACTGA